The window CGATACGGATGGCCGGGTGGTCTCCACGGTTGTTCCGGCTGGCCCGAGCGTCTATCGGCTCCAGGGGGGGCAGTCGGCTCAATCCGAGCACGTGGACTCCCTGGAAGCCGGCTGGCGCGCCTGGCCCACCGAGCGGCTGCAGATGGATGTCGCCGCCTTTTACAGCAGGCATCGCAACCTCACGACCATCGAGCGCGAGGCAAGCTTTCCCGAGGCCGGATATACGGTCTATCCCCTGGTATTCCACAACAAGGCGAAGGCGACGACCCGCGGGCTGGAGTTGAGCGGAAGCTGGCGGCCCGCCGACCGTTGGCAGTTCAAGGCCAGCCATACATGGCTCTCGATGAACATCCGCCGCGATGTGGACAGCACCGACACCTCGATCGAGGGCGAAGAGGGGCGTTCGCCGAGGAGCCAGTTCCAGTTCCACGCCTTCCATTCGCTTTCCGCCCGGGTCGACGTGGGCGCCTCGCTCTACTATACGGACGAGCTGCCCAGCCTGGAAATCCCCGCCCATGCCCGCCTTGACGCACGCATCGCGTGGCGGGCGCAACGCGACCTGGAACTTGTCCTGATAGCGCGCAACCTGCTCGATCCCGTCCACCCGGAATTCACCAATACCGCCGGGCCGCGCACCACGGAAGTTCCCCGTAGCCTCATCGCCACGGCGACATGGCGATTTTGAAAAAGGCGGCCGCATTCACCCGGCGGCTGGCTGCCGCCTTGCCGTTGCTGGCACTGGCGCCTGCGCACGCCGGCCCGTCCGAATACGAGATCAAGGCCGCGTTCATCTACCAGATCGCCCGGCTCGTCGAGTGGCCGGCGAACGTCGGCGTGCCGATGCGCCTTTGCATCCTCGGCGACGACCCGTTCGGCGCGGCGCTCGATTCGATCCGCGGCCGGCCGGTGGGCGCGCGCAGCCTTGAGGTGGCGCTGCCGGGCGCCGGCGTACCGCTGCATGAGTGCGCCCTGTTGTTCGTCGCCGCGCCGGCCGAAAAGTCCCTCGACCGCGTCGTTGCGCTGTCGCGCGGCGCGGGAATGTTGACCATCGGCGACACGGAAGGATTCGCCCAGCGCGGCGCGATGGTCAATTTCTTCCTGGACGGCGACAAGGTGCGCTTCGAGATCAACCGCAATGCCGTCCGGCAGGGCGGCCTGAGGATCAGCTCGAAGCTTCTGTCCCTCGCGA is drawn from Candidatus Nitricoxidivorans perseverans and contains these coding sequences:
- a CDS encoding YfiR family protein — translated: MAILKKAAAFTRRLAAALPLLALAPAHAGPSEYEIKAAFIYQIARLVEWPANVGVPMRLCILGDDPFGAALDSIRGRPVGARSLEVALPGAGVPLHECALLFVAAPAEKSLDRVVALSRGAGMLTIGDTEGFAQRGAMVNFFLDGDKVRFEINRNAVRQGGLRISSKLLSLARLVD